The proteins below come from a single Cyanobacteriota bacterium genomic window:
- a CDS encoding nucleotidyl transferase AbiEii/AbiGii toxin family protein: MRLEVLKNEAKELLPYLEGQKDFYLAGGTAIALQIGHRISVDFDFFSKDILPKTLLTKIQKKLKPRFAVEVLVNNSEELTMLVNGVKLTYLYYPFPLIEPLFVESGLTMLSLAELAATKAYTVGRRGEGKDYIDLFYLLKDKHVDLATLLKLASKKYQTDFNDRLFLEQLLYLEDINLAGVILLNDKDLKKEQLNSFFEEEISKLKLS; this comes from the coding sequence ATGAGATTAGAAGTATTAAAAAATGAAGCCAAGGAACTCCTTCCTTATTTGGAGGGACAAAAGGATTTTTACTTGGCAGGTGGTACTGCTATTGCTTTGCAAATAGGACACCGAATATCAGTAGACTTTGATTTTTTCTCAAAGGATATACTACCTAAAACATTATTAACTAAGATTCAAAAAAAACTTAAACCTAGATTTGCTGTAGAAGTACTGGTAAATAACTCTGAAGAGTTGACTATGCTTGTTAATGGAGTCAAGCTAACTTATTTGTATTATCCATTCCCTTTAATTGAGCCTTTATTTGTTGAATCTGGTTTAACAATGCTATCTCTTGCTGAATTGGCTGCAACAAAAGCTTATACCGTCGGTAGAAGAGGTGAGGGGAAAGATTATATCGATCTTTTCTATCTTTTGAAAGATAAACATGTTGATTTGGCAACCTTACTCAAGCTAGCATCCAAAAAGTATCAAACTGATTTTAATGATAGGTTATTTCTTGAACAGCTTTTATATTTAGAGGACATTAATCTTGCGGGCGTTATATTGTTAAACGATAAGGATTTAAAGAAAGAACAGTTGAATAGTTTTTTTGAAGAAGAAATTAGTAAGTTGAAGCTATCATGA